GGTTGAGTCTGACATTGGGATGGAAGAATGAGGTGAGGGCGATATGGGTATTGTATTGCTTCAGCTATCAGTGTGTGGATTGAAGAGGTATAGCTTCTGACTGTGTTGTACTCGGGATAGTGAAGTAAGACGTTATGTGTGAAAGGGGAGCTAGATGATAATGTATGCATGAAGAAGGCAGGCAAGaggaaagataaaaataaaaacaatattttcttATCGATAAGAATTTCTACTTGTCTTGATTGACATCAGCTACCAGAACCGAAGCGGGGCATATGAGGGGTTCGACTTGTGGAAGTAGCATCGATCGTCATCTCACATCACATTAGATCACTGGCGGATGAGATTAATTGTTTCACCACATTTTGATAGCCGTAGTAATTTCATGGACATCCCATAATTACTCACACTTTCTAATTATAGTCTTGGTACTTCTTCTGCTTTTGTTGTTCTTTGACTTTCATCCACTTGTCATCTTATCTCGAGACTTGTTTTGACTTGTGTGAATTGAGTTTATACCATCCCGAGAGTTTGGAACACCTACAGCCCTTAAGATGGAAGATCAAGTAACAAGATTGACGGAGAAGGTTTGGGGTATGTACTACTCTTCTGCACCAATATACCTCGATGATGTAGGGGCTAATGATTCTGTTTAGAAAGGTTCCAACATACACCTTCTAATAGTAGATACCTCGTCGCGGTTTCTGGAATTCCTGGTTCAGGTATTTGCATATCTGCATTGCCCTCTTCACCCCATATTCGTATTTTCCAATCTCACTAAAACCGTCCTTAGGCAAAACCACCCTCGCAGCAACTGTTACCAAACGTCTCAATGCTCTGCAAGACGCCCACTCAAACAaaacctccctccctccaatCGCCGGATTTGTCCCCATGGACGGCTACCATTTAACCCGCGCCCAACTATCAGCCATGCCAGACCCAGCGCATGCCCACGCACGTCGAGGCGCAGAATTTACATTCGATGGCCCCGCattcctctctctcatccAGCGTCTTCGTGAACCACTTACTCCATCTACTGTCACAATCCACGCTCCATCATTCGATCATGCGCTCAAGGATCCCAAGGCTAATGATATACCGATTGAACCCACAACCcggatattgatttttgagggCAATTATTTATCGTTGAATAAGGAACCGTGGAGGAGCGCTGCAAAATTGATGGATCAGCTTTGgtttgtggatgtggattttgAGGTTGCAAAGAAGAGGTTGATTCCCAGACATGTAAAAGCGGGGATTGCGGAAAATGAGGAGGATGCTGAGAAGAGAGTCGTGGAAAATGATTTGGTTAATGGGGAGGAGATTGTTAAGGGGAGGATGGAGGTTGACGAGGTTATTGTTAGTAAGAATGATGTTGTTTGGAAGTAGATAGTTGGCGATGTGAAAGAGTGAAGAATAAGTGAACCCAGTCCGCTAACCACGAATTATGAATCATTCATATTGAAAGCTTAGTTGGTCTAATCTAGCAATGAACTTTTTACCATTTCGGCATCCCTTAGCAGTCGTAGTACATCTGAAACTAAATAAAGACTACCTGCCACAACGATAGGACCACCTTGGGCAACAGTGGCTGCCCACCTTAGTGCTCCAGAAATATCCGCTGCTGAATCATGCAGGCAAGTGGGAGAAACACCAGCTGTAGAAGCTGCATGTAGTATATCTTCTGTATCCATAGCTTGAACCCATGGCATTCCATCTACTGGTCCGAACTGGACTGCTGCTACACAGTCCCCTTCTCTTAAAATCTCTTTCATAATTCCATCGAGCTCTTTCCCTTGGGATGCAGCCAATACCCAGGTCactttgtttgattttaCTCGAAGCTTTCCATTGACATATGAGCCAAGAACTTCTGCGGATTGAACATTGTGCGCGCCATCGAGTAGTATGGGTTCTTTTCGACCTGTCACAGCTCTAACATCAGTAGTTTGCAGCCTACCGGGCCAATGTATATTTTGTATGGCCGGTAGTAGTCGATGTAGAGGAGATTCCAATTTAGTATATGCTAAATGAAATGCTGTGTATGCGCAAGCTAGATTTTCCAATTGATGTGGTTCGAGATCTTGTCCTTTGATCTCGTCCAAAAATGCCGATTCAGTAGAACTAATAACCACGTCTGTTCCAATTTCTTTGGCATAATTTGAGACGACATCCCGCACCGAAGATATATTGCTCCTATCCAAAACACATGGAACACCAGGTCTCATAATTCCGGCTTTTTCTCGAgctatttcttcaattgtatTTCCTAAGAATGATTGATGGTCTAGACCAATCTTGGAGATTATTGTGACCGCTTTATTTTCCATAGTATTTGTTGCATCTAATCGTCCTCCCAGACCAACTTCGATTACTCCCATCTCTACTTTCtctttataaaatacttCGAATGCCGTGGCCGTGAGTAATTCGAATTCGGATGCTTGGAGATTCTCTGCTTGGTTTCTCTTTACCACTAGAGCTTCAGCTTCGCGGAAGATCGATTCTCGAACTGGCTGTTCATCGATAGTAATGCAATCCCACCTATCAATTAAATGAGGTGATGTAAATCTGCCACAACGCACACCACTGGCATGCAGCATGGCAGACAAGTAGGCACATATTGAGCCTTTTCCGTTGGTACCTGCAACATGAATGGCTTTCCAAGGTTGAGGAGTATGCCTCAAAAGACGGCTGATGCGATTTAAGCCAAGCTCAAtcatgatgaggatggagaatgCAGCGATTGGTTCAAAAGGGCGTTTCCAAAAAGACTTTGTGACAATGTAAGCTAGGTGGTAGAGGTGACTATTTCTTTCAAGTAAAAATAGACATTGCCAAAGTAGTTGTTCTagaatacatatacatacttTGTTGCTGTCGTCGCATCATATGAAATGTGAGTCAATCGCGCGATATCAGTAGATCGCTCAAGCTAATGAGAGCTTCACGTACCGGATCTCCAGTATTGACAAGTTTGAATGTGAaaagcttgagcttgagcttggaATTGGTCTGGTCTTCTGTTATCGATAAACATTGTGCAGTAACCCAATGTATGCAAGTCCCATTGTCATTGTCATGGATGTCCACGGGTAATAATTTTGGACGACCAGAAGAGTCGATCCATGTTAATTGCTTGACTGGGTATTTAGCGCGCTTTTTTTGGAGCGCGATCGATCTCTCGAGTTCTTCCCCCagattcatcttcctcttcctcttccttcttccctcacccactcactctCATTCACTCACGTCTACTGAATGAGCAaccttcaaatattatacTCATCGCCAATTGTCAATTGAAAACGCTTCAGGATTGTGATCACGAAGAACAAAATCACGGTCGCCGATACCTTTCGTCTCTTTCTATTAACTCTCTATCACTCAAAACATGGGTTTACCGTAAGCCATCAATCTCCCCCTTCACATTTCGCCTGTCGCATTGCGCCAAAACTCATCCTCATTCACAAACCACAGGATATTTTTCAAGCCTTCGGAGCCCGATGCCTCATCAAATTCGACAGAAGACCCTACTTCTCGCGCACGATCTACTATTCGAGGTCATGCTTCTATTCTTCGAAGTACCATGCGCAATCCCCCCCCTCGTGCTACTACCCGTCCGCATTTAAGTAGCGCACGGAGGCGGGCGCCCACAGATGATGTTGAGCAACATCGCTTTTTCTACAGCTCTGAACCCCATAGTAGTGTACTCATTGCTGCTCCTCCTAGATCTtcaatcacaacaacaactaGTGATGCAATGAGACACGCGAGGAGAAATGGTTCATCATCACCAGAAATTCCATTAATAACTTTTAGGCCGAGTGCCTTCACAGATTTTGTGAATgccaatgatgatgatgacgatgatgatgacgaggacgaggacgaTGGACCACCGATGCCCGCTGTTCCAGAATCCAGAGATTTTTCCAATCCTTCAAATGTAGAGCCTTCGCGAGATTCTTTAAGACGTCATCAGCAACCTCGTCGTCGATTGATGGATACCAGAATGTTTAGAGGTCACACCATgactctctcctctctctttcaacCACCTACAATTCCAGAACAGCGCCCTAGGGCAGTACCCCCCTCTCGAATTGATGCCAGTAACTCGAACCGCAATGTAAGACCAAGTTTATTAAGTGCCCCAGCATGGCAGTATGTGGACTAAGTATGACTGTAAAGATTATTGctaattattttgatagaatgAATTAGCGGAACGTGTCGGTGAAACGAACTCACAAGATTCTTCGGCGCAGAGGCACCGGCGAAATACAGAAGACGATGTAGATCGACGTATTCGCCGACGCATTCAGCGACGCGTGCATGGGGGACGACGCATTGGCGACACCACTATCAGACAGGAACTAGTTCAACACCCCAGCCATCACGAAGCAGCTGAACATCGACGGCAATTCGATAGCCACGAAGCACAACGCATCAGCGATTTTAGACTGCAATTGAGAATCCGAGAACGAATTATAGCTTCTAGAGAACGAATGAGGGCGAGACTTCTAGCTGAAGTAGAGCAATCCAGGCGGTCCACTACTTCTGGCCGCGGAGAACAACAACAGAACAGTATTGAAATAGAGCGGGCCGATGGATCCATTAATTCTATTCCCGGAGAGTGGCAACGAGTTGAGTTGTTTAATGGGATGCTTAATCATCTCAATGTTGAAGAAAACGGACAAGAAGGCACGCAATCAAACACACTACTGCAGTTTGGGGAAGGAGGAAATCTCAGGATAAACACCAATTATGACGGCCTCGGTGATCGAGAACGTAGCATTGAGTTTCAAGAACCAGAGAGGGGCCACAGAGAATTTGACGACCATTACGTCATAGATAATGTTGAGCAACTCGATGTTGACGATCGTAGTGACCCAAGGCATGATTTGGATCTAGAAGGTCAAGAATCATGGGAGAGTATCTTGATCACGCCAGATCCACAATCACCAAacccatcatcttcatttgctTCGACCGCTGCGTCTAGCTCACAACGACCTTCTATAGGAACCTCTGTCAGTAGTATGCACGAGAATGCGTCTGTTACGATTGGTGATTGCGACATTGTATCAGATGTAGAAATAGACGATGGGGCAATTGTCGCAGCTATCGAATATTTCGGACGATATACACAAAGTCGTCCAGACCCTGCATATGTCGAACAACCTATGGAACAACATAGAACATTCGCAGGGCAGTGAATCTATTGTGTTGGTCTTGGATGATTTCGTCTATCGATAGTTGTATTTATTTCATTGCCAATCCAAGGACTggagttttttttcttcttcgagaGGGGATCAAGCATGGAATTGCGGAAGGGCTTTCCACAATTCtgatatatttgtattattaaaCTGGCGTTGGGTCGATCAGGCGGATTCGGGATATCTACTTTCTGTTTGTTCGTGGTTATGATCAAACAAGCAGTAATATGGGTGTTCGTTACTCacgatttattattaatgattgTTATAAAGGAAGATCAATTTCGTCAAGGAATATTGGATTACGAGCCATATAGGGGAGTTGTTTATCACCGTAACGGCAAAATTGGGGGAGTTGGATCTGGTGAATTGCCTACTTGTGAATTATGACAAAGGGTTGCAGTTTTCTACAAAATTATTAGCGTGGAGGTATCAGATACTTCATGGGTAGCCTTTGGTGAAGACATCAACGAGTGGACATGAGTTGAGTATGAACAGaggttgatggatgatttttAGTCCAggtggttggttggttggttgattgatcatttcaatctttcctccctttttgtattttatagACATacttatcatcatcacatatAACAAGAGGcattatttccttttatttatttttgatcGACTCCCTCGATCTGAAATcaagcaaaaaagaaacttcatGAGACCATCAAACAATAAATGGCGTTTCCCCAGAGACAAATGTTGAATCGGATGTTGAAAGCTCCCTTGTCCACAATGCAGATTCTCCGTCTCTCACCAAAACGATGATTTACGACCATCAGCCTTATTAGGCGCGGCATGCTTTATTTAGATGCAGCTCGccagagagagatagagagggCGAGTGGTTGCGACTTCAACAGGATCCACCCATGTAGGCGCTTGTTTGCCAATTTTGTTTAATCTCGCCTTGCCCAATGTTTtaatttctctctctctgatAATGCTCCATAACTCATAATACCACGCTTCgttttttttgtaatgatTGGACAAACATTCATACACAATTCTTCAGCCAACAATAGAGAATGTTTATTATCTTCAAGACAcaaacatcaaattcaaattcaacatAATACCATACAAACAGTGAATTTCTTATCCACTCTCGCGTGCTATTTTCGCCTTGCAGTGAGGGCCAGGATCCACCGATATCGACAACCTTGAATATATTCCTATAACCCCGCCAAATAATCGTCGTGAAACAGGAACAGGAACCTAGTCCACAAAACACGAAAAGCTCATGCTTCAATGAGATCCCCCATCTGCGAGAGCAATATACCTCTAGCAGCCCTCCTCTCCACCCTCTGAAACCTTCCACGCGGGGCCATCGCACACCGACCATGGTTTCTCGCCCACCCTCCTCAGCCGACCGGCAAGGCAGTTCAAGATCGGCGGGCGTGAATGGGAGTGCGAAGGCAGACAGGACGCCAGGGACACCgcggagagaaagaaaggaaaaggctGTGCAGGATCCGGGACTCAAAGACTACGTACACACCCGAGATATGCAATAGAGGAAATACACCTACTTATAAATGTTTAGCGTCTAGGAGAATGTCTCGGGAAGGGAGCATTTGGCTCGGTCTACAAGGCGTTCAATTGGGGCACGGGGGAAGCTGTGGCCGTGAAGCAAATAAAGCTGGGGGACCTCCCAAAGAGCGAATTGCGGATGATTGAGGTAGACTTAAGCGTTGAGATGGTTTGGACTACGTACTAATACCATGTGCAGGCAGAAATAGACCTTCTCAAAAATTTGCATGTAGGTTTGCAGTTGGGTTGGGAAGGGCAAAGCCGTTTGAGCTGACATTTCTTAGCACGACAATATTGTCAAATATCTTGGTTTCGTTAAGTCTTCAGACTGCCTGAACATAATTCTGGAGTAAGACATCTTGTGTTTTGTTCCTTTGCCACATTGTGCTGACAATAGTCTTAAGGTATTGTGAAAATGGTTCCCTACACTCGATATGCAAAAGTT
Above is a genomic segment from Botrytis cinerea B05.10 chromosome 4, complete sequence containing:
- the Bcyfh7 gene encoding Bcyfh7; its protein translation is MEDQVTRLTEKVWERFQHTPSNSRYLVAVSGIPGSGKTTLAATVTKRLNALQDAHSNKTSLPPIAGFVPMDGYHLTRAQLSAMPDPAHAHARRGAEFTFDGPAFLSLIQRLREPLTPSTVTIHAPSFDHALKDPKANDIPIEPTTRILIFEGNYLSLNKEPWRSAAKLMDQLWFVDVDFEVAKKRLIPRHVKAGIAENEEDAEKRVVENDLVNGEEIVKGRMEVDEVIVSKNDVVWK